From a single Glycine soja cultivar W05 chromosome 19, ASM419377v2, whole genome shotgun sequence genomic region:
- the LOC114398377 gene encoding mini zinc finger protein 2-like, giving the protein MRKRQVVVRREEPQRSGVRAVKYGECQKNHAANVGGYAVDGCREFMASGSGSGGGSGGGEGTSAALTCAACGCHRNFHKRQEAEVVSECSSPTSNGT; this is encoded by the coding sequence ATGAGGAAGCGCCAAGTGGTTGTGAGAAGAGAGGAGCCTCAGAGGAGTGGCGTTAGGGCGGTGAAATACGGCGAGTGCCAGAAGAATCACGCCGCGAATGTGGGAGGGTATGCTGTTGATGGCTGCAGGGAGTTCATGGCAAGTGGCAGTGGCAGCGGCGGCGGCAGCGGCGGCGGAGAAGGAACAAGTGCTGCTCTCACTTGTGCCGCGTGTGGCTGCCACAGGAACTTCCACAAGAGACAGGAAGCTGAAGTGGTGAGTGAGTGCTCCTCGCCTACCTCCAATGGAACTtga